The following proteins are encoded in a genomic region of Candidatus Leptovillus gracilis:
- a CDS encoding glycosyltransferase family 4 protein codes for MNNPVNIKGFKIVQWIAKHVDLFEVINPGLDWHGIVPEAKLRIAPCSFSDPVTFRPADKKADKVVFAGHLSTAKGVYLLIDILQSWPHYDSTIFTICGDSDGSSISEKAERRLDELCNARPGWKRIRLADVSGELSDAKVFLSLQEISNYPSQSLLEAMLCGCCIVATNTGETDLLVREPYGVLVEKDAPVSEVVQAIQRFLGMSENQIQLRGNTARQFVLENHVLDRYADHIVKLWNELS; via the coding sequence TTGAATAATCCAGTGAATATCAAGGGCTTTAAGATCGTCCAGTGGATTGCAAAGCATGTTGATCTTTTCGAGGTGATTAACCCGGGACTTGACTGGCATGGCATAGTCCCTGAAGCAAAACTACGCATTGCCCCATGCAGCTTTTCCGATCCAGTTACATTTAGACCTGCTGACAAGAAAGCGGATAAGGTTGTGTTTGCGGGACATCTCTCTACTGCCAAAGGGGTATATCTTCTAATAGACATTCTTCAATCCTGGCCACATTATGATTCGACGATATTCACGATCTGCGGTGATTCAGATGGAAGTTCGATCAGCGAGAAAGCAGAACGAAGACTGGATGAGTTATGTAACGCAAGACCTGGCTGGAAGCGGATTCGACTGGCTGACGTTTCTGGTGAATTGAGTGATGCGAAAGTCTTCTTGTCACTTCAGGAAATAAGCAATTATCCTTCTCAATCTTTGCTCGAAGCGATGCTATGCGGTTGTTGTATTGTCGCTACGAACACCGGTGAAACAGATTTGCTAGTACGTGAACCGTACGGGGTGTTAGTCGAAAAAGATGCACCAGTTTCCGAGGTTGTTCAAGCAATACAGAGATTTCTGGGGATGTCAGAGAATCAGATTCAATTGCGAGGCAATACTGCTAGACAATTCGTACTTGAAAATCATGTCTTGGACAGATATGCAGATCATATTGTGAAGTTATGGAATGAACTGTCATGA
- a CDS encoding FkbM family methyltransferase codes for MNAISTFGLPELPEMAFLLHALQPSDVFVDVGANVGAFTLLASGVIGARTIAVEPITSTVQELHTNLQLNGLQDSVTIVPVAVGDKTATVRMEMNRDVTNRVVSTDAITDTIEVKSTTLDEIVPTGSRSLVVKIDVEGYETPVIKGAHHLLESGAVRALIVETMGQGARYGYKENELHEYLLSIGYNSCEYDPINRCLIQNAPYQPFAKQYVTDSTIYVLDFAEVSERVKLSSRYHIHGIGTDI; via the coding sequence TTGAATGCGATCTCGACATTCGGTTTACCTGAGTTGCCAGAAATGGCGTTTCTTCTCCACGCGCTGCAACCATCCGACGTCTTTGTAGACGTAGGTGCCAATGTGGGAGCATTTACACTATTGGCATCTGGTGTTATCGGTGCAAGAACAATCGCTGTTGAACCCATCACATCTACGGTTCAAGAATTACACACCAACTTACAGTTAAACGGTCTTCAAGATTCCGTAACAATAGTGCCTGTTGCCGTGGGTGACAAGACCGCCACGGTAAGGATGGAAATGAATCGAGACGTTACCAACCGCGTGGTTTCAACGGATGCTATCACTGATACCATTGAAGTTAAGTCGACAACGCTGGATGAGATCGTACCAACAGGGTCTCGGAGTCTTGTGGTCAAGATAGACGTAGAGGGTTACGAGACACCAGTGATCAAGGGTGCTCACCATCTTCTGGAGTCTGGTGCTGTTCGTGCGCTGATAGTTGAGACTATGGGACAAGGGGCACGTTATGGATACAAAGAGAACGAACTTCATGAGTATCTTCTATCCATTGGATATAACTCATGTGAATATGATCCAATCAATCGTTGCCTTATCCAGAACGCTCCGTATCAACCCTTTGCCAAACAATATGTAACTGACTCAACGATTTATGTTCTTGACTTCGCCGAAGTATCAGAACGCGTCAAGTTATCTTCTCGGTATCATATTCACGGAATAGGAACCGATATTTAA
- a CDS encoding glycosyltransferase family 4 protein gives MDIENNISVTRLQRVVVVHAGNRDHYQVALALYEAGLLEKLVTDVYFPLDQPWFMRTVGRLLPMELLSKRYCPGLPSDKVCSTAKALGVIIANRLLTRQNLHPISDGILGRKARLLAQQTQTVVLSYSTYAAEALRPTAFHAPMEQRPRLLFQMHPHPASAQRILREELLLLPDASASLLQEHEMSIPPRVYEQLVIEPTLADSVMVASTFCARTLVENGISEDRLKVIPYGVDPVGFPEKPTGTAPGEPLRLVFLGSIVQRKGIAYLLDAMRILKEEPVQLTLCGRVAPDVALIERYHDCKVEVKIGLSHAEVLQELHDADLFVFPSLLEGFAHVILEAMSCGLPVITTPNTCGPDVIVHGKHGFIVPIRDSKVLVDRISWCLKHRHQLAEMGHQAAIRAREFTWDKFRQNVRQAYCDLLNCEVPA, from the coding sequence ATGGATATAGAGAACAATATCTCGGTGACTAGGCTCCAACGTGTGGTCGTTGTACACGCAGGCAATCGAGATCACTACCAGGTAGCACTGGCCTTGTATGAGGCTGGTCTGCTGGAAAAGCTGGTCACAGACGTTTATTTTCCCCTTGATCAGCCTTGGTTTATGCGCACGGTTGGGCGGTTGCTGCCTATGGAGTTGCTTTCCAAACGCTACTGTCCTGGCTTGCCCAGCGATAAGGTGTGTTCAACGGCCAAAGCATTGGGTGTAATCATCGCCAATCGCCTTTTGACCAGGCAGAATCTTCACCCTATCAGCGACGGAATCTTGGGCAGAAAAGCTCGACTGCTTGCCCAGCAAACGCAGACGGTGGTCCTGTCCTACAGTACCTATGCAGCAGAAGCTCTCAGACCGACTGCGTTCCATGCCCCAATGGAGCAACGCCCCAGGTTGTTGTTTCAGATGCATCCTCACCCGGCCAGCGCCCAGCGAATCTTGCGAGAAGAACTGTTACTCCTGCCAGACGCCAGCGCCTCGCTTCTCCAAGAACACGAGATGAGTATTCCGCCGCGTGTTTACGAGCAACTGGTCATTGAGCCAACGCTGGCCGATAGTGTGATGGTAGCGAGTACCTTCTGCGCCCGTACCTTAGTGGAAAACGGGATATCTGAAGATAGGCTGAAAGTAATACCATACGGCGTTGATCCAGTTGGCTTTCCGGAAAAACCGACGGGTACAGCGCCCGGCGAGCCGTTAAGGCTTGTTTTTCTAGGCAGCATTGTGCAACGAAAAGGCATCGCATATCTTCTTGATGCGATGCGTATACTGAAAGAAGAGCCTGTTCAGTTGACTCTTTGTGGTCGCGTTGCGCCAGATGTTGCTTTAATTGAGCGTTATCATGACTGCAAAGTAGAGGTAAAGATTGGGTTATCGCATGCCGAAGTTTTGCAGGAACTGCATGATGCCGATCTGTTTGTGTTCCCATCCCTTCTGGAGGGTTTTGCCCATGTTATTCTGGAAGCGATGTCCTGTGGTCTGCCTGTAATCACAACGCCTAACACTTGCGGGCCAGATGTAATTGTACATGGTAAGCATGGCTTCATTGTTCCAATACGCGACTCAAAAGTTCTGGTTGATCGGATAAGTTGGTGTTTGAAGCATCGCCATCAGTTAGCGGAAATGGGTCACCAGGCAGCGATTCGAGCCAGAGAGTTCACTTGGGATAAGTTCCGTCAAAACGTGCGGCAAGCCTATTGTGACCTGTTGAACTGCGAGGTACCAGCATGA
- a CDS encoding FkbM family methyltransferase: MKSALRNLFDHKLPSVIRNFRYLRDYYFFSKAGVHDTSMGVRLWGAGHDTNKPISYDVMVFNSCMASCEVVVDIGANIGLFTCLAVQAGKQVMAIEPHPFNFMCLCKTLQINDYLDQGIEVLPIALSDHSGVSFLRGGGQGASLLANWGGVVATYETPVAINTLDNLLNHRYEDSPILIKCDVEGNEFNVLRGAVSTLQRTPAPIWIIEHGLTENFQSSINPHFVELFELFWQNGYNASSIGAEIRPVTLNDVERWISNKKRDFGTINYLFKRGD; encoded by the coding sequence ATGAAATCCGCCCTGCGAAATCTCTTTGACCATAAACTGCCTTCAGTAATACGAAATTTCAGGTATCTGAGAGATTACTATTTCTTTAGTAAGGCTGGAGTGCATGACACTTCCATGGGGGTTCGGCTATGGGGAGCAGGCCATGACACTAACAAACCGATTTCATATGATGTAATGGTTTTCAATAGTTGCATGGCATCCTGCGAGGTAGTAGTCGATATTGGTGCAAATATCGGTTTGTTTACCTGTTTAGCGGTTCAGGCTGGAAAACAGGTGATGGCAATTGAACCCCATCCGTTCAACTTTATGTGCCTTTGTAAGACACTACAGATCAACGACTATCTTGATCAAGGGATAGAGGTGTTACCAATTGCATTATCAGATCACTCTGGTGTATCGTTCCTGCGTGGCGGAGGTCAAGGTGCATCACTCCTGGCAAACTGGGGGGGGGTGGTCGCTACATATGAGACCCCCGTGGCAATTAATACTTTGGATAACCTTCTTAACCATCGCTATGAGGACTCCCCCATCTTGATCAAATGTGACGTTGAAGGTAATGAATTTAACGTTCTGCGTGGAGCAGTTTCCACTCTACAGAGAACACCGGCCCCTATATGGATTATCGAACATGGGTTGACCGAGAACTTCCAATCTTCAATCAATCCGCATTTTGTGGAATTGTTTGAGCTTTTTTGGCAGAATGGATACAACGCGAGTTCAATTGGGGCTGAGATCAGGCCCGTTACGCTGAACGACGTCGAGAGATGGATTTCCAACAAGAAACGAGATTTTGGAACAATCAATTACCTCTTCAAACGTGGTGACTGA
- a CDS encoding glycosyltransferase family 4 protein has protein sequence MEQSITSSNVVTETLEYNTIFRALCMTQQSANRLLIHVTNIPTPYRISFCNALNEVLNAFGYGFHVLYCAEREANRYWTISFNDMRYPHEVLPGISPQVGALQAHFNPDVVQRLRQLNPEFLLTAGGWNMPTALLAASPTLCGPAFRIFWSEGHADAVLNPSGPIAWLRRKCLRAYDAFAVPNDSSAHFLEMELGFRSTILPLPNTVDDDFFRVARSLDKVQVRQQLGLPLHANIFVSVTRLDDEKGVRELVAAMSLLQTRAGNCVLVLVGEGALRKELQAAIGNGEGDVRLVGQQDACGVRNYLAAADAFVLATKRDPNPLAVIEAAFAGVPLIVSSKAGNVKELVHDGHSGMIISTIDSAAISALLARFCQLSELERQEMGNNAAQMADAGFQRRKVARHFVTALLALRTTT, from the coding sequence TTGGAACAATCAATTACCTCTTCAAACGTGGTGACTGAAACACTTGAGTACAATACGATTTTCCGAGCTCTCTGTATGACACAACAATCTGCAAATCGTCTACTAATTCATGTGACGAATATACCAACTCCTTATCGGATCTCTTTCTGCAATGCCTTGAATGAAGTGCTGAATGCGTTCGGCTATGGTTTTCACGTGCTTTATTGTGCAGAACGAGAAGCCAACCGATACTGGACAATATCCTTCAACGACATGCGCTATCCTCACGAGGTGTTGCCAGGAATATCACCTCAAGTGGGCGCCTTGCAAGCACACTTTAACCCCGACGTTGTGCAGCGCTTACGTCAACTGAACCCCGAATTTTTGCTCACTGCTGGAGGATGGAACATGCCAACAGCATTACTGGCAGCCAGCCCAACCCTTTGCGGTCCTGCCTTTCGCATCTTCTGGAGTGAAGGACACGCAGATGCGGTTCTCAATCCTTCCGGGCCAATTGCCTGGCTACGGCGCAAATGCTTACGGGCTTACGATGCCTTTGCGGTACCCAACGACTCCTCAGCACATTTTCTGGAGATGGAGCTGGGTTTCCGTTCAACTATTCTGCCGCTACCCAACACGGTGGACGATGATTTCTTCCGAGTTGCGCGTTCACTTGACAAAGTTCAAGTGCGGCAACAATTAGGCCTCCCATTGCACGCCAACATCTTTGTCTCCGTAACGAGATTGGATGATGAGAAAGGAGTCCGAGAGCTTGTGGCCGCCATGTCTCTCCTGCAAACAAGGGCGGGGAACTGCGTTCTCGTTTTGGTGGGTGAAGGCGCTTTGCGCAAGGAACTACAGGCAGCCATCGGCAATGGTGAAGGTGATGTTCGCCTGGTAGGCCAACAAGATGCTTGCGGAGTGCGCAACTATCTGGCTGCGGCCGACGCATTTGTCCTTGCCACCAAACGCGACCCCAATCCTCTTGCGGTGATCGAGGCGGCTTTTGCGGGAGTGCCGCTAATCGTCTCTAGTAAGGCCGGTAATGTCAAGGAACTTGTACATGATGGCCATAGTGGCATGATTATTTCAACAATTGACAGTGCCGCCATCAGCGCTCTTCTTGCACGCTTCTGCCAGCTTTCTGAGTTGGAGCGACAAGAGATGGGAAACAATGCTGCCCAGATGGCTGACGCCGGATTTCAAAGACGGAAAGTGGCTCGGCACTTTGTTACCGCTCTATTGGCACTGAGGACGACGACATGA
- a CDS encoding oligosaccharide repeat unit polymerase has translation MIVLDYWTIFFLDLTVLLGCLVAMLRFGRLTALHPASLYFFFHGYTFTFRLFQLANGAPTLFEAWALQFSPITPAEIQRASFVSLVALIVMTLVWLFLSRRRQEIPVSNLNSHNFRPFSERLMWMILVFTLPVGLIAFIVLRGPIFSGDPSASLSVWATSSYLISMYQWFGISLLALIYYYGFRPLLIIPLIIYLILGLLTFPFRMMVIVPGLFVVFVYLRRKEVRWPSWRLALPLSLMILLFVSGKELGPILRQGDLEGAWNLLTGRITQMRVGTHGDAMFMDQMAVALSQIDERGQLYYGRTYLNLLLLPIPRALWPEKPGLADWQKEIQTARRPTGDMGAIVTALGEAYANFGYAGILLYSVFIGWLLNTLYNNMFQAPYYSVVNFWSLCVYALLIQVFRDGLVSFFTFQVTTLMPLTMITILHLIVLRSRRSIRGNVKSWATIFDRPNTYIDEEGHTRHRIASAFASLRTR, from the coding sequence ATGATTGTGCTGGATTACTGGACGATTTTTTTTCTCGATCTGACCGTCTTGCTGGGCTGTCTCGTTGCCATGTTACGCTTTGGCCGCTTGACAGCCCTCCACCCTGCTTCGCTGTATTTCTTCTTTCACGGATATACGTTCACGTTCCGTCTCTTTCAGTTGGCCAATGGTGCGCCGACGTTATTCGAAGCCTGGGCGCTGCAATTCAGCCCCATCACTCCGGCGGAGATCCAGCGCGCCAGCTTCGTATCATTGGTAGCCCTGATCGTAATGACGCTGGTTTGGTTATTTCTGTCGCGCAGAAGACAGGAGATCCCAGTCTCGAACCTCAACTCCCACAATTTCCGTCCCTTCAGCGAGCGGCTGATGTGGATGATCCTCGTCTTTACCTTGCCGGTTGGGCTGATAGCATTTATTGTGTTGCGAGGCCCGATTTTCTCTGGCGATCCCTCCGCCTCTTTAAGTGTGTGGGCAACCTCAAGCTATTTGATCTCGATGTACCAATGGTTCGGCATCTCGTTATTGGCGTTGATCTATTACTATGGGTTTCGCCCCCTTCTTATCATCCCCTTAATAATTTATCTCATACTGGGTCTGTTAACTTTTCCGTTTCGAATGATGGTCATTGTGCCGGGTTTGTTTGTCGTTTTTGTCTATTTGCGCCGAAAAGAGGTTCGCTGGCCTTCGTGGCGATTGGCATTACCGCTGTCGCTGATGATTTTGCTCTTTGTTTCCGGGAAGGAACTTGGACCTATCCTACGTCAGGGCGATCTGGAGGGAGCCTGGAATCTGCTGACGGGCCGCATAACCCAGATGCGTGTTGGTACCCATGGCGATGCCATGTTCATGGATCAAATGGCTGTAGCCCTTTCACAAATTGATGAGCGAGGACAGCTCTACTATGGTCGCACTTACCTAAATCTATTGCTGCTTCCAATCCCCAGAGCTTTGTGGCCAGAGAAGCCCGGCTTGGCTGATTGGCAAAAAGAGATACAGACTGCGAGACGCCCTACAGGCGACATGGGTGCGATTGTAACCGCCTTGGGTGAAGCTTACGCCAATTTCGGCTATGCGGGTATCTTGCTGTACTCTGTATTCATTGGCTGGCTTCTAAACACACTTTACAACAACATGTTCCAGGCTCCTTATTACTCTGTGGTCAACTTCTGGTCCCTATGTGTATATGCTCTTCTAATTCAGGTATTTCGTGATGGATTGGTTTCATTCTTCACCTTCCAGGTGACTACGCTGATGCCGCTCACTATGATCACCATACTCCACCTGATTGTTTTGCGTTCTCGCAGGAGCATCCGCGGTAACGTTAAGAGTTGGGCCACGATCTTCGATCGGCCGAATACTTATATTGATGAAGAGGGTCATACTCGACATCGCATAGCTAGTGCTTTTGCCAGTTTGAGGACACGATGA
- a CDS encoding glycosyltransferase, whose protein sequence is MKPASILHLSSSIGQTSFGLGQVVVNLAKAQNDLNADARIWCLDSEDQIEWAVTSSGLGCSRVMAFPSFGPTRFGFSPAMLSAAKSNRHALGVVHQHGIWTAGSQVSNVLRRTHTIPVVVAPHGSLDPWALKRSMNKKRLALFLYERENLKQAACLHALSEREAKGFRDFGLCNPIAVIPNGISPDWISSSADGQAFRHKYQISAHTKVMLFLGRITPKKGLPMLLKAMRGLEKNLANWQFLIAGVDEFNHQREIEQMVQELLLAPYVQFIGPQFDQEKREAYAAADLFILPSHSEGAPMTVLEALGANTPVFTTKASPCEYLLTNKCGWWTDVTVSAIRDSLADALNTPKEALAEMGCRGKALVSAQFTWSKIAEQTIVLYDWLLGRSQQPNFLIED, encoded by the coding sequence ATGAAACCTGCTTCTATCCTGCATCTATCTTCATCCATCGGTCAAACATCTTTTGGATTGGGCCAGGTGGTAGTCAACTTAGCGAAAGCGCAAAATGACCTGAACGCGGATGCCCGCATCTGGTGTTTAGACAGCGAGGATCAGATTGAGTGGGCGGTCACCTCGTCAGGTTTAGGGTGCAGCAGGGTGATGGCTTTCCCTTCGTTCGGCCCAACCAGGTTTGGATTTAGCCCTGCAATGCTCTCTGCTGCAAAGTCGAATCGCCATGCTTTAGGCGTTGTGCATCAACATGGAATTTGGACGGCCGGTTCTCAGGTGAGCAATGTTCTGCGCCGAACTCATACTATTCCAGTTGTAGTAGCGCCACATGGATCGCTGGATCCCTGGGCGTTGAAGCGTTCAATGAACAAAAAACGACTGGCGTTGTTCCTTTATGAACGTGAGAATCTGAAACAAGCAGCCTGTTTACATGCTCTTTCGGAACGCGAAGCCAAAGGATTTAGGGATTTTGGCCTCTGTAATCCAATTGCAGTTATCCCAAATGGCATCTCACCTGATTGGATATCGAGTAGTGCCGACGGGCAGGCGTTTCGACACAAGTATCAGATTTCTGCGCATACCAAGGTCATGTTGTTTCTAGGTCGGATTACCCCTAAAAAGGGGTTGCCTATGCTGTTAAAAGCTATGAGGGGGTTGGAGAAAAACCTGGCAAACTGGCAGTTTTTGATCGCTGGCGTTGATGAGTTTAATCACCAACGCGAGATAGAACAAATGGTACAAGAATTGTTGTTGGCTCCTTACGTGCAGTTCATTGGGCCCCAGTTTGATCAAGAGAAACGCGAGGCATATGCCGCCGCAGATTTGTTTATACTGCCGTCCCATAGTGAGGGAGCGCCCATGACAGTTCTTGAGGCTTTGGGGGCCAACACACCTGTATTTACTACCAAAGCATCCCCCTGCGAATATTTGCTGACCAACAAGTGCGGCTGGTGGACAGATGTAACTGTGAGTGCTATTAGAGATTCTTTAGCCGACGCTTTAAATACACCAAAAGAAGCGCTTGCTGAAATGGGGTGCCGGGGGAAGGCCTTGGTAAGTGCACAGTTTACTTGGTCTAAGATAGCAGAACAAACGATAGTACTCTATGATTGGTTACTTGGTCGAAGTCAGCAGCCCAACTTTCTAATCGAAGACTAA
- a CDS encoding polysaccharide biosynthesis protein encodes MFTKKTLLITGGTGTFGNAVLRRFLQTDIGEIRIFSRDEKKQHDMRLAYNNRKLKFYIGDVRRPESLLDAMVGVDFVFHAAALKQVPSCEFYPMEALLTNSLGAENVMNAAIQAGVKNVIVLSTDKAAYPINAMGISKAMMEKLAAAKARVAADRGCTINITRYGNVMASRGSVIPLFVDQMRAGRPLTITDPAMTRFMMSIDDAVDLVLYAFEHGEPGDLFVQKSPAATIETLAKALLRLFAADNPIQVIGTRHGEKGYETLLTREEMLRAMDHGDYFRVPADNRDLNYGAYFTEGDARLSALSDYNSNNTERLDEAGMMAVLGKLPYIQAELTGQHTSQEALV; translated from the coding sequence ATGTTTACAAAGAAAACACTCCTTATTACTGGCGGCACAGGTACGTTTGGGAATGCTGTACTACGCCGCTTCCTGCAAACCGACATCGGCGAAATTCGTATCTTCAGCCGCGACGAAAAGAAGCAGCACGACATGCGGCTGGCCTACAACAACCGCAAACTGAAATTCTACATCGGTGACGTGCGCCGGCCGGAAAGCCTGTTAGACGCCATGGTCGGGGTAGATTTTGTCTTTCACGCCGCCGCCCTTAAGCAAGTGCCTTCCTGCGAGTTCTATCCGATGGAGGCGCTGCTGACCAACAGCCTGGGCGCGGAAAATGTGATGAACGCGGCCATACAAGCGGGGGTGAAAAACGTCATTGTCCTCAGCACCGACAAAGCGGCCTACCCGATCAACGCCATGGGCATTTCTAAAGCGATGATGGAAAAGCTGGCGGCAGCCAAAGCCCGCGTCGCCGCCGACCGGGGCTGTACGATCAACATCACCCGCTATGGCAACGTCATGGCCTCGCGCGGTTCGGTCATCCCCCTGTTTGTAGACCAGATGCGGGCGGGACGGCCGCTCACCATCACCGACCCGGCCATGACCCGCTTCATGATGAGCATTGACGACGCGGTAGATTTGGTGCTGTACGCCTTTGAACATGGCGAACCGGGCGACCTCTTTGTGCAGAAATCCCCGGCAGCTACCATTGAAACCCTGGCCAAAGCGCTGCTGCGCCTCTTTGCCGCCGACAATCCCATCCAGGTCATCGGCACGCGCCACGGCGAAAAGGGATATGAAACGCTGCTCACCCGCGAGGAGATGCTGCGGGCGATGGATCACGGCGACTATTTCCGCGTCCCGGCCGATAACCGGGATTTGAACTACGGCGCGTACTTCACCGAAGGGGATGCCCGGCTGTCGGCCCTGTCTGATTACAACTCGAACAACACCGAACGGCTGGACGAGGCGGGCATGATGGCCGTGTTGGGCAAGCTGCCCTACATCCAGGCCGAGTTGACCGGGCAGCATACGTCGCAGGAGGCATTGGTATGA
- a CDS encoding four helix bundle protein codes for MARIERFEEVRAQLYVAADVGYLSEPESQRLIEQCQRISRLIGGLITYLQKPT; via the coding sequence ATGGCGAGGATTGAGCGGTTTGAGGAGGTGCGGGCGCAGTTGTACGTTGCGGCCGATGTTGGTTATCTTTCTGAACCAGAAAGCCAACGCCTGATCGAACAATGCCAGCGCATCAGCCGCCTGATCGGCGGCCTCATCACCTACCTGCAAAAACCCACCTAA
- a CDS encoding type II toxin-antitoxin system Phd/YefM family antitoxin — protein sequence MTQTVSMAEAKSKLSEIVGQVKYGGKEYILERRGQPMAVLISIETYEQLHEQAAETAVPASLPPELRQRQRILVEKARQLEALHGDPVARLAEFWAGLPPDDDDFWLEIQEIG from the coding sequence ATGACTCAAACCGTCAGCATGGCCGAAGCCAAAAGCAAATTATCTGAGATTGTCGGGCAGGTAAAATATGGCGGCAAGGAATACATTTTGGAGCGGCGCGGCCAGCCGATGGCCGTTCTGATCAGCATTGAGACATACGAGCAGTTACACGAGCAGGCGGCGGAAACGGCCGTTCCTGCGTCATTGCCGCCGGAATTGCGCCAACGGCAGCGCATTCTGGTTGAGAAAGCACGCCAGTTAGAAGCGTTGCATGGCGATCCTGTCGCCAGGTTAGCTGAATTTTGGGCCGGATTGCCACCCGACGATGATGACTTCTGGCTAGAAATTCAGGAGATCGGCTGA
- a CDS encoding PIN domain-containing protein — protein MALHDLANSETILPSQIVLDTSFLLALRPLDDNPHAAAAQSFARRLRPRVQALELAVWLVMPVLQECYHIILTGKLRRVWQAMEPQARPANWLALYKQTPETLQKGFVEMEQFDTLLATFPVTLARPDDLLREPTAPLLEERLRYFIGRYHLLPQDALILAEAERMGITAVATLDKDWRRVTEFDIYTTPL, from the coding sequence ATGGCTTTGCACGATTTGGCCAATTCGGAAACCATTTTGCCTTCGCAGATCGTGTTGGATACTTCCTTCTTGCTCGCTCTGCGCCCGTTGGATGACAACCCGCACGCGGCAGCCGCGCAATCATTTGCGCGCCGTTTGCGCCCTCGTGTTCAGGCGCTTGAACTGGCGGTTTGGCTTGTCATGCCCGTGCTGCAGGAGTGCTACCACATTATTTTGACTGGTAAGCTGCGTCGTGTTTGGCAGGCGATGGAGCCGCAGGCGCGACCGGCGAATTGGTTGGCCCTCTACAAACAAACGCCAGAGACGCTGCAAAAAGGGTTTGTCGAAATGGAACAGTTCGACACCTTGCTGGCCACTTTCCCTGTTACCCTGGCCCGGCCGGATGATTTATTACGTGAACCAACCGCGCCTTTACTGGAAGAACGCCTCCGTTATTTTATCGGTCGTTATCATCTGCTGCCGCAAGATGCGCTGATTTTGGCCGAAGCGGAGCGAATGGGGATAACGGCCGTTGCCACCCTGGACAAAGATTGGCGGCGCGTCACCGAATTCGACATCTACACAACGCCCTTATAG